A genomic window from Sceloporus undulatus isolate JIND9_A2432 ecotype Alabama chromosome 9, SceUnd_v1.1, whole genome shotgun sequence includes:
- the ARNT gene encoding aryl hydrocarbon receptor nuclear translocator isoform X8 gives MATTTASQEMASDVPALGSSSGTSGTGTHSGGSIVQRTNKRRTGLDFDDDGEGNSKFLRCDDDQLPNDKERFARENHSEIERRRRNKMTAYITELSDMVPTCSALARKPDKLTILRMAVSHMKSLRGTGNTSTDGTYKPSFLTDQELKHLILEAADGFLFIVSCETGRVVYVSDSVTPVLNQPQSEWFGSTLYEQVHPDDVEKLREQLSTSENALSGRILDLKTGTVKKEGQQSMRMCMGSRRSFICRMRCGTAAVDPVSMNRLSFIRNRCRNGLGAVKEGEPHFVVVHCTGYIKAWPPAGVSLPDDDPDAGQGSKFCLVAIGRLQVTSSPSCADMNTVCQPTEFISRHNTDGLFTFVDHRCVATVGYQPQELLGKDIVEFCHPEDQQLLKDSFQQVVKLKGQVLSVMFRFRAKNREWLWMRTSSFTFQNPYSDEIEYIICTNTNVKNASQESRPALSNPMQRPQLGPNVSLPLELGPTQLSARQQTTQPADLDVVPGREALASYDHTQAAVQSVAPSGPDHSKPLEKTEALFGQERDPRFSEIYSSISTDQPKAMSSSAVPANQSLFSQGNAFVPSRPAENFRSSAMVPPSNVIQQQPQQPSPHSASAGQILAQISRHSNPEQVSGTTWASGTRPSFTAQQVASQAIKTRAPSFAMGSFQSTPSSFSPMSTPGSTASPGGSTAYPSLASRNATFTGESGQTPAQFQTRTAESVGVWPQWQNQHHGQSPGESHVQQQPNQPEVFPDMLSMLGDQGANYNNEEFPELNMFPPFSE, from the exons ATGGCAACCACTACTGCCAGCCAGG AAATGGCATCTGATGTCCCTGCTTTGGGTTCCTCATCTGGGACGTCTGGGACAGGCACCCATTCTGGAGGGAGCATAGTCCAGAGAACAAACAAACGGAGGACAGG GCTCGATTTTGACGACGACGGTGAAGGGAACAGCAAATTTCTCAG GTGTGACGATGACCAACTCCCAAATGACAAAGAGCGGTTTGCAAG AGAGAACCACAGCGAGATCGAGCGCCGGAGGAGGAACAAGATGACCGCCTACATCACAGAGCTCTCGGACATGGTGCCCACCTGCAGCGCCTTGGCCCGCAAGCCAGACAAGCTCACCATCCTCCGCATGGCCGTCTCACACATGAAGTCCCTCCGCGGCACTGGCAACACTTCCACCGATGGCACCTACAAGCCGTCCTTCCTCACCGACCAG GAGCTCAAACATTTGATCCTGGAAGCCGCTGATGGGTTTCTGTTCATCGTGTCCTGTGAGACGGGGCGGGTGGTCTACGTTTCCGACTCGGTGACACCCGTCCTGAACCAGCCCCAGTCAGAGTGGTTTGGCAGCACTCTCTATGAGCAAGTCCACCCCGATGACGTGGAGAAGTTGCGGGAACAGCTCTCCACTTCAGAGAACGCACTCAGCG GTCGTATCCTTGATTTAAAGACAGGAACCGTCAAGAAGGAAGGCCAGCAATCTATGAGGATGTGCATGGGTTCTCGGAGGTCCTTCATATGCCGCATGAG GTGTGGCACCGCTGCAGTCGATCCTGTCTCCATGAACCGCCTCAGCTTCATAAGGAACAGGTGCAG GAATGGACTGGGTGCTGTGAAGGAGGGTGAACCCCATTTCGTTGTGGTGCACTGTACAGGCTACATAAAGGCTTGGCCACCCGCAG ggGTTTCACTGCCAGATGATGATCCAGATGCTGGACAGGGGAGCAAGTTTTGCCTGGTGGCCATTGGCAGGCTGCAG GTCACCAGCTCTCCCAGCTGTGCCGACATGAACACCGTCTGTCAGCCAACCGAGTTCATCTCCCGCCACAACACTGATGGGCTCTTCACCTTTGTCGACCACCGCTGCGTGGCTACTGTCGGCTACCAGCCCCAG GAGCTCCTAGGGAAGGACATTGTCGAGTTCTGCCATCCTGAGGACCAGCAACTTTTGAAGGACAGTTTCCAGCAG GTGGTAAAGTTAAAAGGCCAGGTTCTGTCCGTCATGTTCCGTTTCCGGGCCAAGAACCGAGAATGGCTCTGGATGCGAACTAGCTCCTTCACCTTCCAGAATCCGTACTCTGATGAGATCGAGTACATCATCTGTACCAACACCAACGTGAA GAATGCCAGCCAGGAGTCCCGTCCCGCCTTGTCCAACCCAATGCAGAGGCCGCAGCTGGGCCCTAACGTCAGCTTGCCTTTGGAGCTGGGTCCGACGCAACTGTCAGCCAG GCAACAGACGACGCAGCCGGCAGACCTGGACGTGGTCCCAGGAAGGGAGGCCCTAGCCAGTTACGACCACACGCAG gctgctgtTCAGTCAGTGGCCCCCAGTGGCCCGGACCACAGCAAACCTCTGGAGAAGACCGAGGCCCTCTTCGGCCAGGAGCGAGACCCCCGTTTTAGCGAAATTTACAGCAGCATTAGCACAG ACCAGCCAAAAGCCATGTCTTCCAGTGCCGTGCCTGCCAACCAGTCTCTTTTCTCCCAGGGAAACGCTTTTGTCCCTTCCCGACCTGCTGAGAATTTCAG GAGCAGTGCCATGGTGCCTCCATCAAATGTCAtccagcagcagccgcagcagccatCGCCGCACTCCGCTTCAGCAGGGCAAATCCTGGCCCAGATCTCTCGCCACTCAAACCCTGAACAGGTCTCAGGAACCACCTGGGCTTCGGGGACGCGGCCGTCTTTCACAGCTCAA CAAGTAGCTTCTCAGGCCATCAAGACCCGGGCTCCCTCTTTTGCCATGGGCAGCTTCCAGTCCACTCCGTCTTCCTTCAGTCCCATGTCGACCCCTGGTTCCACAGCGTCACCCGGTGGGTCGACGGCCTACCCAAGCCTCGCCAGTCGGAATGCCACCTTCA CAGGAGAGAGCGGGCAGACCCCAGCGCAGTTCCAGACGCGGACGGCAGAAAGCGTTGGCGTTTGGCCTCAGTGGCAGAACCAACACCACGGACAGAGCCCCGGAGAGTCTCACGtccagcagcagccaaaccagcCAGAAGTCTTCCCG GATATGTTATCCATGCTGGGAGACCAAGGAGCGAACTACAACAATGAAGAATTCCCCGAGTTAAACATGTTCCCTCCCTTTTCGGAATAA
- the ARNT gene encoding aryl hydrocarbon receptor nuclear translocator isoform X6, giving the protein MATTTASQEMASDVPALGSSSGTSGTGTHSGGSIVQRTNKRRTGLDFDDDGEGNSKFLRCDDDQLPNDKERFARSDDEQSSADKERLARENHSEIERRRRNKMTAYITELSDMVPTCSALARKPDKLTILRMAVSHMKSLRGTGNTSTDGTYKPSFLTDQELKHLILEAADGFLFIVSCETGRVVYVSDSVTPVLNQPQSEWFGSTLYEQVHPDDVEKLREQLSTSENALSGRILDLKTGTVKKEGQQSMRMCMGSRRSFICRMRCGTAAVDPVSMNRLSFIRNRCRNGLGAVKEGEPHFVVVHCTGYIKAWPPAGVSLPDDDPDAGQGSKFCLVAIGRLQVTSSPSCADMNTVCQPTEFISRHNTDGLFTFVDHRCVATVGYQPQELLGKDIVEFCHPEDQQLLKDSFQQVVKLKGQVLSVMFRFRAKNREWLWMRTSSFTFQNPYSDEIEYIICTNTNVKNASQESRPALSNPMQRPQLGPNVSLPLELGPTQLSARQQTTQPADLDVVPGREALASYDHTQAAVQSVAPSGPDHSKPLEKTEALFGQERDPRFSEIYSSISTDQPKAMSSSAVPANQSLFSQGNAFVPSRPAENFRSSAMVPPSNVIQQQPQQPSPHSASAGQILAQISRHSNPEQVSGTTWASGTRPSFTAQQVASQAIKTRAPSFAMGSFQSTPSSFSPMSTPGSTASPGGSTAYPSLASRNATFTGESGQTPAQFQTRTAESVGVWPQWQNQHHGQSPGESHVQQQPNQPEVFPDMLSMLGDQGANYNNEEFPELNMFPPFSE; this is encoded by the exons ATGGCAACCACTACTGCCAGCCAGG AAATGGCATCTGATGTCCCTGCTTTGGGTTCCTCATCTGGGACGTCTGGGACAGGCACCCATTCTGGAGGGAGCATAGTCCAGAGAACAAACAAACGGAGGACAGG GCTCGATTTTGACGACGACGGTGAAGGGAACAGCAAATTTCTCAG GTGTGACGATGACCAACTCCCAAATGACAAAGAGCGGTTTGCAAG GTCTGATGATGAACAGAGTTCAGCGGATAAGGAAAGACTGGCCAG AGAGAACCACAGCGAGATCGAGCGCCGGAGGAGGAACAAGATGACCGCCTACATCACAGAGCTCTCGGACATGGTGCCCACCTGCAGCGCCTTGGCCCGCAAGCCAGACAAGCTCACCATCCTCCGCATGGCCGTCTCACACATGAAGTCCCTCCGCGGCACTGGCAACACTTCCACCGATGGCACCTACAAGCCGTCCTTCCTCACCGACCAG GAGCTCAAACATTTGATCCTGGAAGCCGCTGATGGGTTTCTGTTCATCGTGTCCTGTGAGACGGGGCGGGTGGTCTACGTTTCCGACTCGGTGACACCCGTCCTGAACCAGCCCCAGTCAGAGTGGTTTGGCAGCACTCTCTATGAGCAAGTCCACCCCGATGACGTGGAGAAGTTGCGGGAACAGCTCTCCACTTCAGAGAACGCACTCAGCG GTCGTATCCTTGATTTAAAGACAGGAACCGTCAAGAAGGAAGGCCAGCAATCTATGAGGATGTGCATGGGTTCTCGGAGGTCCTTCATATGCCGCATGAG GTGTGGCACCGCTGCAGTCGATCCTGTCTCCATGAACCGCCTCAGCTTCATAAGGAACAGGTGCAG GAATGGACTGGGTGCTGTGAAGGAGGGTGAACCCCATTTCGTTGTGGTGCACTGTACAGGCTACATAAAGGCTTGGCCACCCGCAG ggGTTTCACTGCCAGATGATGATCCAGATGCTGGACAGGGGAGCAAGTTTTGCCTGGTGGCCATTGGCAGGCTGCAG GTCACCAGCTCTCCCAGCTGTGCCGACATGAACACCGTCTGTCAGCCAACCGAGTTCATCTCCCGCCACAACACTGATGGGCTCTTCACCTTTGTCGACCACCGCTGCGTGGCTACTGTCGGCTACCAGCCCCAG GAGCTCCTAGGGAAGGACATTGTCGAGTTCTGCCATCCTGAGGACCAGCAACTTTTGAAGGACAGTTTCCAGCAG GTGGTAAAGTTAAAAGGCCAGGTTCTGTCCGTCATGTTCCGTTTCCGGGCCAAGAACCGAGAATGGCTCTGGATGCGAACTAGCTCCTTCACCTTCCAGAATCCGTACTCTGATGAGATCGAGTACATCATCTGTACCAACACCAACGTGAA GAATGCCAGCCAGGAGTCCCGTCCCGCCTTGTCCAACCCAATGCAGAGGCCGCAGCTGGGCCCTAACGTCAGCTTGCCTTTGGAGCTGGGTCCGACGCAACTGTCAGCCAG GCAACAGACGACGCAGCCGGCAGACCTGGACGTGGTCCCAGGAAGGGAGGCCCTAGCCAGTTACGACCACACGCAG gctgctgtTCAGTCAGTGGCCCCCAGTGGCCCGGACCACAGCAAACCTCTGGAGAAGACCGAGGCCCTCTTCGGCCAGGAGCGAGACCCCCGTTTTAGCGAAATTTACAGCAGCATTAGCACAG ACCAGCCAAAAGCCATGTCTTCCAGTGCCGTGCCTGCCAACCAGTCTCTTTTCTCCCAGGGAAACGCTTTTGTCCCTTCCCGACCTGCTGAGAATTTCAG GAGCAGTGCCATGGTGCCTCCATCAAATGTCAtccagcagcagccgcagcagccatCGCCGCACTCCGCTTCAGCAGGGCAAATCCTGGCCCAGATCTCTCGCCACTCAAACCCTGAACAGGTCTCAGGAACCACCTGGGCTTCGGGGACGCGGCCGTCTTTCACAGCTCAA CAAGTAGCTTCTCAGGCCATCAAGACCCGGGCTCCCTCTTTTGCCATGGGCAGCTTCCAGTCCACTCCGTCTTCCTTCAGTCCCATGTCGACCCCTGGTTCCACAGCGTCACCCGGTGGGTCGACGGCCTACCCAAGCCTCGCCAGTCGGAATGCCACCTTCA CAGGAGAGAGCGGGCAGACCCCAGCGCAGTTCCAGACGCGGACGGCAGAAAGCGTTGGCGTTTGGCCTCAGTGGCAGAACCAACACCACGGACAGAGCCCCGGAGAGTCTCACGtccagcagcagccaaaccagcCAGAAGTCTTCCCG GATATGTTATCCATGCTGGGAGACCAAGGAGCGAACTACAACAATGAAGAATTCCCCGAGTTAAACATGTTCCCTCCCTTTTCGGAATAA
- the ARNT gene encoding aryl hydrocarbon receptor nuclear translocator isoform X7 — protein sequence MASDVPALGSSSGTSGTGTHSGGSIVQRTNKRRTGLDFDDDGEGNSKFLRCDDDQLPNDKERFARSDDEQSSADKERLARENHSEIERRRRNKMTAYITELSDMVPTCSALARKPDKLTILRMAVSHMKSLRGTGNTSTDGTYKPSFLTDQELKHLILEAADGFLFIVSCETGRVVYVSDSVTPVLNQPQSEWFGSTLYEQVHPDDVEKLREQLSTSENALSGRILDLKTGTVKKEGQQSMRMCMGSRRSFICRMRCGTAAVDPVSMNRLSFIRNRCRNGLGAVKEGEPHFVVVHCTGYIKAWPPAGVSLPDDDPDAGQGSKFCLVAIGRLQVTSSPSCADMNTVCQPTEFISRHNTDGLFTFVDHRCVATVGYQPQELLGKDIVEFCHPEDQQLLKDSFQQVVKLKGQVLSVMFRFRAKNREWLWMRTSSFTFQNPYSDEIEYIICTNTNVKNASQESRPALSNPMQRPQLGPNVSLPLELGPTQLSARQQTTQPADLDVVPGREALASYDHTQAAVQSVAPSGPDHSKPLEKTEALFGQERDPRFSEIYSSISTDQPKAMSSSAVPANQSLFSQGNAFVPSRPAENFRSSAMVPPSNVIQQQPQQPSPHSASAGQILAQISRHSNPEQVSGTTWASGTRPSFTAQQVASQAIKTRAPSFAMGSFQSTPSSFSPMSTPGSTASPGGSTAYPSLASRNATFTGESGQTPAQFQTRTAESVGVWPQWQNQHHGQSPGESHVQQQPNQPEVFPDMLSMLGDQGANYNNEEFPELNMFPPFSE from the exons ATGGCATCTGATGTCCCTGCTTTGGGTTCCTCATCTGGGACGTCTGGGACAGGCACCCATTCTGGAGGGAGCATAGTCCAGAGAACAAACAAACGGAGGACAGG GCTCGATTTTGACGACGACGGTGAAGGGAACAGCAAATTTCTCAG GTGTGACGATGACCAACTCCCAAATGACAAAGAGCGGTTTGCAAG GTCTGATGATGAACAGAGTTCAGCGGATAAGGAAAGACTGGCCAG AGAGAACCACAGCGAGATCGAGCGCCGGAGGAGGAACAAGATGACCGCCTACATCACAGAGCTCTCGGACATGGTGCCCACCTGCAGCGCCTTGGCCCGCAAGCCAGACAAGCTCACCATCCTCCGCATGGCCGTCTCACACATGAAGTCCCTCCGCGGCACTGGCAACACTTCCACCGATGGCACCTACAAGCCGTCCTTCCTCACCGACCAG GAGCTCAAACATTTGATCCTGGAAGCCGCTGATGGGTTTCTGTTCATCGTGTCCTGTGAGACGGGGCGGGTGGTCTACGTTTCCGACTCGGTGACACCCGTCCTGAACCAGCCCCAGTCAGAGTGGTTTGGCAGCACTCTCTATGAGCAAGTCCACCCCGATGACGTGGAGAAGTTGCGGGAACAGCTCTCCACTTCAGAGAACGCACTCAGCG GTCGTATCCTTGATTTAAAGACAGGAACCGTCAAGAAGGAAGGCCAGCAATCTATGAGGATGTGCATGGGTTCTCGGAGGTCCTTCATATGCCGCATGAG GTGTGGCACCGCTGCAGTCGATCCTGTCTCCATGAACCGCCTCAGCTTCATAAGGAACAGGTGCAG GAATGGACTGGGTGCTGTGAAGGAGGGTGAACCCCATTTCGTTGTGGTGCACTGTACAGGCTACATAAAGGCTTGGCCACCCGCAG ggGTTTCACTGCCAGATGATGATCCAGATGCTGGACAGGGGAGCAAGTTTTGCCTGGTGGCCATTGGCAGGCTGCAG GTCACCAGCTCTCCCAGCTGTGCCGACATGAACACCGTCTGTCAGCCAACCGAGTTCATCTCCCGCCACAACACTGATGGGCTCTTCACCTTTGTCGACCACCGCTGCGTGGCTACTGTCGGCTACCAGCCCCAG GAGCTCCTAGGGAAGGACATTGTCGAGTTCTGCCATCCTGAGGACCAGCAACTTTTGAAGGACAGTTTCCAGCAG GTGGTAAAGTTAAAAGGCCAGGTTCTGTCCGTCATGTTCCGTTTCCGGGCCAAGAACCGAGAATGGCTCTGGATGCGAACTAGCTCCTTCACCTTCCAGAATCCGTACTCTGATGAGATCGAGTACATCATCTGTACCAACACCAACGTGAA GAATGCCAGCCAGGAGTCCCGTCCCGCCTTGTCCAACCCAATGCAGAGGCCGCAGCTGGGCCCTAACGTCAGCTTGCCTTTGGAGCTGGGTCCGACGCAACTGTCAGCCAG GCAACAGACGACGCAGCCGGCAGACCTGGACGTGGTCCCAGGAAGGGAGGCCCTAGCCAGTTACGACCACACGCAG gctgctgtTCAGTCAGTGGCCCCCAGTGGCCCGGACCACAGCAAACCTCTGGAGAAGACCGAGGCCCTCTTCGGCCAGGAGCGAGACCCCCGTTTTAGCGAAATTTACAGCAGCATTAGCACAG ACCAGCCAAAAGCCATGTCTTCCAGTGCCGTGCCTGCCAACCAGTCTCTTTTCTCCCAGGGAAACGCTTTTGTCCCTTCCCGACCTGCTGAGAATTTCAG GAGCAGTGCCATGGTGCCTCCATCAAATGTCAtccagcagcagccgcagcagccatCGCCGCACTCCGCTTCAGCAGGGCAAATCCTGGCCCAGATCTCTCGCCACTCAAACCCTGAACAGGTCTCAGGAACCACCTGGGCTTCGGGGACGCGGCCGTCTTTCACAGCTCAA CAAGTAGCTTCTCAGGCCATCAAGACCCGGGCTCCCTCTTTTGCCATGGGCAGCTTCCAGTCCACTCCGTCTTCCTTCAGTCCCATGTCGACCCCTGGTTCCACAGCGTCACCCGGTGGGTCGACGGCCTACCCAAGCCTCGCCAGTCGGAATGCCACCTTCA CAGGAGAGAGCGGGCAGACCCCAGCGCAGTTCCAGACGCGGACGGCAGAAAGCGTTGGCGTTTGGCCTCAGTGGCAGAACCAACACCACGGACAGAGCCCCGGAGAGTCTCACGtccagcagcagccaaaccagcCAGAAGTCTTCCCG GATATGTTATCCATGCTGGGAGACCAAGGAGCGAACTACAACAATGAAGAATTCCCCGAGTTAAACATGTTCCCTCCCTTTTCGGAATAA
- the ARNT gene encoding aryl hydrocarbon receptor nuclear translocator isoform X2: protein MCNARKSGKREALQHGAGRQGKPTRKMKEMASDVPALGSSSGTSGTGTHSGGSIVQRTNKRRTGLDFDDDGEGNSKFLRCDDDQLPNDKERFARSDDEQSSADKERLARENHSEIERRRRNKMTAYITELSDMVPTCSALARKPDKLTILRMAVSHMKSLRGTGNTSTDGTYKPSFLTDQELKHLILEAADGFLFIVSCETGRVVYVSDSVTPVLNQPQSEWFGSTLYEQVHPDDVEKLREQLSTSENALSGRILDLKTGTVKKEGQQSMRMCMGSRRSFICRMRCGTAAVDPVSMNRLSFIRNRCRNGLGAVKEGEPHFVVVHCTGYIKAWPPAGVSLPDDDPDAGQGSKFCLVAIGRLQVTSSPSCADMNTVCQPTEFISRHNTDGLFTFVDHRCVATVGYQPQELLGKDIVEFCHPEDQQLLKDSFQQVVKLKGQVLSVMFRFRAKNREWLWMRTSSFTFQNPYSDEIEYIICTNTNVKNASQESRPALSNPMQRPQLGPNVSLPLELGPTQLSARQQTTQPADLDVVPGREALASYDHTQAAVQSVAPSGPDHSKPLEKTEALFGQERDPRFSEIYSSISTDQPKAMSSSAVPANQSLFSQGNAFVPSRPAENFRSSAMVPPSNVIQQQPQQPSPHSASAGQILAQISRHSNPEQVSGTTWASGTRPSFTAQQVASQAIKTRAPSFAMGSFQSTPSSFSPMSTPGSTASPGGSTAYPSLASRNATFTGESGQTPAQFQTRTAESVGVWPQWQNQHHGQSPGESHVQQQPNQPEVFPDMLSMLGDQGANYNNEEFPELNMFPPFSE, encoded by the exons ATGTGTAATGCCAGGAAAAGCGGCAAAAGGGAAGCGTTGCAACACGGCGCAGGACGACAGGGGAAACCGACACGCAAAATGAAAG AAATGGCATCTGATGTCCCTGCTTTGGGTTCCTCATCTGGGACGTCTGGGACAGGCACCCATTCTGGAGGGAGCATAGTCCAGAGAACAAACAAACGGAGGACAGG GCTCGATTTTGACGACGACGGTGAAGGGAACAGCAAATTTCTCAG GTGTGACGATGACCAACTCCCAAATGACAAAGAGCGGTTTGCAAG GTCTGATGATGAACAGAGTTCAGCGGATAAGGAAAGACTGGCCAG AGAGAACCACAGCGAGATCGAGCGCCGGAGGAGGAACAAGATGACCGCCTACATCACAGAGCTCTCGGACATGGTGCCCACCTGCAGCGCCTTGGCCCGCAAGCCAGACAAGCTCACCATCCTCCGCATGGCCGTCTCACACATGAAGTCCCTCCGCGGCACTGGCAACACTTCCACCGATGGCACCTACAAGCCGTCCTTCCTCACCGACCAG GAGCTCAAACATTTGATCCTGGAAGCCGCTGATGGGTTTCTGTTCATCGTGTCCTGTGAGACGGGGCGGGTGGTCTACGTTTCCGACTCGGTGACACCCGTCCTGAACCAGCCCCAGTCAGAGTGGTTTGGCAGCACTCTCTATGAGCAAGTCCACCCCGATGACGTGGAGAAGTTGCGGGAACAGCTCTCCACTTCAGAGAACGCACTCAGCG GTCGTATCCTTGATTTAAAGACAGGAACCGTCAAGAAGGAAGGCCAGCAATCTATGAGGATGTGCATGGGTTCTCGGAGGTCCTTCATATGCCGCATGAG GTGTGGCACCGCTGCAGTCGATCCTGTCTCCATGAACCGCCTCAGCTTCATAAGGAACAGGTGCAG GAATGGACTGGGTGCTGTGAAGGAGGGTGAACCCCATTTCGTTGTGGTGCACTGTACAGGCTACATAAAGGCTTGGCCACCCGCAG ggGTTTCACTGCCAGATGATGATCCAGATGCTGGACAGGGGAGCAAGTTTTGCCTGGTGGCCATTGGCAGGCTGCAG GTCACCAGCTCTCCCAGCTGTGCCGACATGAACACCGTCTGTCAGCCAACCGAGTTCATCTCCCGCCACAACACTGATGGGCTCTTCACCTTTGTCGACCACCGCTGCGTGGCTACTGTCGGCTACCAGCCCCAG GAGCTCCTAGGGAAGGACATTGTCGAGTTCTGCCATCCTGAGGACCAGCAACTTTTGAAGGACAGTTTCCAGCAG GTGGTAAAGTTAAAAGGCCAGGTTCTGTCCGTCATGTTCCGTTTCCGGGCCAAGAACCGAGAATGGCTCTGGATGCGAACTAGCTCCTTCACCTTCCAGAATCCGTACTCTGATGAGATCGAGTACATCATCTGTACCAACACCAACGTGAA GAATGCCAGCCAGGAGTCCCGTCCCGCCTTGTCCAACCCAATGCAGAGGCCGCAGCTGGGCCCTAACGTCAGCTTGCCTTTGGAGCTGGGTCCGACGCAACTGTCAGCCAG GCAACAGACGACGCAGCCGGCAGACCTGGACGTGGTCCCAGGAAGGGAGGCCCTAGCCAGTTACGACCACACGCAG gctgctgtTCAGTCAGTGGCCCCCAGTGGCCCGGACCACAGCAAACCTCTGGAGAAGACCGAGGCCCTCTTCGGCCAGGAGCGAGACCCCCGTTTTAGCGAAATTTACAGCAGCATTAGCACAG ACCAGCCAAAAGCCATGTCTTCCAGTGCCGTGCCTGCCAACCAGTCTCTTTTCTCCCAGGGAAACGCTTTTGTCCCTTCCCGACCTGCTGAGAATTTCAG GAGCAGTGCCATGGTGCCTCCATCAAATGTCAtccagcagcagccgcagcagccatCGCCGCACTCCGCTTCAGCAGGGCAAATCCTGGCCCAGATCTCTCGCCACTCAAACCCTGAACAGGTCTCAGGAACCACCTGGGCTTCGGGGACGCGGCCGTCTTTCACAGCTCAA CAAGTAGCTTCTCAGGCCATCAAGACCCGGGCTCCCTCTTTTGCCATGGGCAGCTTCCAGTCCACTCCGTCTTCCTTCAGTCCCATGTCGACCCCTGGTTCCACAGCGTCACCCGGTGGGTCGACGGCCTACCCAAGCCTCGCCAGTCGGAATGCCACCTTCA CAGGAGAGAGCGGGCAGACCCCAGCGCAGTTCCAGACGCGGACGGCAGAAAGCGTTGGCGTTTGGCCTCAGTGGCAGAACCAACACCACGGACAGAGCCCCGGAGAGTCTCACGtccagcagcagccaaaccagcCAGAAGTCTTCCCG GATATGTTATCCATGCTGGGAGACCAAGGAGCGAACTACAACAATGAAGAATTCCCCGAGTTAAACATGTTCCCTCCCTTTTCGGAATAA